In Triticum aestivum cultivar Chinese Spring chromosome 5B, IWGSC CS RefSeq v2.1, whole genome shotgun sequence, the following proteins share a genomic window:
- the LOC123115830 gene encoding uncharacterized protein, producing the protein MAHKVANSLECHLILENALDCVGPQLDEKLDATMNATKKPCDDQENVDPNVQLTSEFLSAAKLKKKEVASKNLRRKKGWLDKLLKGKRKPTKVASSKKREQSSKRKMMVDSLK; encoded by the exons ATGGCACATAAAGTAGCCAACTCTCTAGAGTGTCATCTGATATTAGAAAATGCACTTGATTGCGTTGGTCCACAACTAGATGAGAAACTTGATGCAACTATGAATGCTACGAAAAAGCCATGTGATGACCAAGAAAATGTTGACCCAAATGTGCAACTAACTAGTGAGTTTCTTAGTGCAGCAAAGCTCAAGAAAAAAGAGGTTGCATCAAAAAATTTGAGGAGAAAGAAAGGCTGGCTTGATAAGTTACTCAAGGGGAAGCGCAAGCCAACTAAAGTTGCCTCGTCAAAAAAAAGGGAGCAAAG CAGCAAAAGAAAAATGATGGTGGACAGCCTCAAGTGA